A genomic window from Arthrobacter globiformis includes:
- a CDS encoding DUF4097 family beta strand repeat-containing protein has translation MEENSWTVTGPQTMDVDGVSHLKVGIVRGRLDIVTHDETAVRIEVSEVLGDPLAISVTGGRLEIRHQLHGPQGWFKNLMDSVSNSSNNSVVISIAVPAGVEVEAGTVSGDGLVSGVRGRTRLSTVTGSLLADGTSGELHVNTVSGEVIARNHNGVLTAKSVSGEVTASGDFTNIRANTVSGDMSFDLRGFTHDFGANSVSGDLTVRVPHDVGVDIVAQSASGPVVIDDRKYGHPGGKVQTISGPDTKLMLVRTNSVSGKTSIFHGQAPATAEQAL, from the coding sequence ATGGAAGAGAATTCCTGGACCGTCACCGGCCCGCAGACCATGGACGTGGACGGCGTCTCGCACCTTAAGGTGGGCATTGTCCGCGGCAGGCTGGACATCGTCACGCACGACGAGACCGCGGTCCGCATCGAGGTGTCGGAGGTGCTCGGTGATCCGCTGGCGATCTCCGTGACCGGCGGCCGCCTCGAAATCCGCCATCAGCTGCACGGACCGCAGGGCTGGTTCAAAAACCTGATGGATTCGGTCAGCAACAGCAGCAACAACTCCGTGGTCATCAGCATCGCCGTCCCTGCCGGCGTCGAGGTCGAGGCGGGCACTGTCAGCGGGGACGGACTGGTTTCTGGTGTCCGCGGACGGACCCGGCTGAGCACCGTGACGGGATCCCTGCTGGCCGACGGAACCTCCGGTGAGTTGCACGTCAACACCGTCAGCGGCGAAGTGATCGCCCGCAACCACAACGGCGTCCTGACAGCCAAGAGCGTCTCGGGCGAAGTCACGGCGTCCGGCGACTTCACCAACATCCGGGCCAACACTGTCAGCGGCGACATGAGCTTCGACCTGCGGGGCTTCACCCACGACTTCGGCGCGAACTCGGTGTCCGGTGACCTGACCGTCCGCGTACCGCACGACGTCGGCGTGGACATCGTGGCCCAGTCCGCCAGTGGGCCGGTGGTCATCGACGACCGGAAGTACGGCCACCCCGGCGGCAAGGTGCAGACCATCTCGGGCCCGGACACCAAACTCATGCTGGTCCGGACCAACTCGGTATCCGGCAAGACGTCTATCTTCCACGGCCAGGCGCCGGCCACCGCGGAACAGGCGCTCTGA
- a CDS encoding multifunctional oxoglutarate decarboxylase/oxoglutarate dehydrogenase thiamine pyrophosphate-binding subunit/dihydrolipoyllysine-residue succinyltransferase subunit has product MPEQPSHRLPEEFGGNEWLVDELYERYQQDKNTVDAKWWPLFESFDSGNGPSSNGVPAATAPAANPATRELPVVTPPAPAKAPASATPAAQAPAAAPAPAPAAPPAQPAPAKKAPATVARDGAKKTEAGTGAQPIPAQLPKNVKAPTAPEEDVVSVLRGPAKAIASNMVTSLEVPTATSVRAVPAKLLIDNRVVINSNLARARGGKVSFTHLIGYAVVRALSQFPSMNVYYDEVDGKPVAVQPAHVNFGIAIDMPKPDGTRLLMVPNIKKAETMNFAEFWHTYEDLIKRARNGKLTADDHAGTTVSLTNPGGIGTVHSVPRLSKGQAAIIGVGALDYPAEWQGASEKIIAQNAISKILTLTSTYDHRVIQGAGSGEFLKLVHSLLLGAQDFYDEIFEALRIPYEPVRWSPDLQVDPSDQINKVARIQQLIHSYRVRGHLMADTDPLEYVQRKHPDLDVLTYGLTLWDLDREWPTGGFGGKPMLKFRDILGVLRDAYCRTTGIEYMHIQDPAERKWFQDQLEHPYSKPSRDEQLRIVSKLNAAEAFETFLQTKFVGQKRFSLEGGESLIPLLDAIISDAADDALDEVAIGMAHRGRLNVLTNIAGKTYAQVFREFEGTQDPRSVQGSGDVKYHLGTEGTFTSDNGKETKVYLAANPSHLEAVDSVLEGIVRAKQDRLDQGQSFPVLPIMVHGDAAFAGQGVVAETLNLSQLRGYRTGGTIHIVVNNQVGFTTAPSSSRSSTYSTDVAKMIQAPVFHVNGDDPEAVVRIGQLAYEFRQRFHKDVVIDMVCYRRRGHNEGDDPSMTQPLMYNLIEAKRSVRKLYTESLIGRGDITEEEAEQLLRDYQERLERVFAETHAAQTSPIPIITADSAAVSDIERPQAQQSDIGTNAPASTAISADTLARIGKAHVEIPEGFTVHAKLKQLLEKREQMSREGGIDWGFGEIAAFGSLIMEGVPVRLAGQDSRRGTFVQRHAVFHDRANGNEWLPLGNLSDNQAKLWIYDSLLSEYAAMGFEYGYSVERPDALVLWEAQFGDFVNGAQTIIDEFISSAEQKWGQRSSLVLMLPHGYEGQGPDHSSARIERFLQLCAEENMIVANPTTAASHFHLLRRQAYSRPRKPLIIFTPKQLLRLKAAASSVEDFTTGGFRPVIGEHEQLPADAVDRVLLVSGRLYYDLLSTRQKTGDKSTAIIRVEQLYPLPQAEIEAELAKYPNAEVVWAQDEPANQGPWPFMGLHLPTALDRKVRLVSRPASASTAAGSMKRHAVEQDALLKQAFARK; this is encoded by the coding sequence GTGCCAGAGCAGCCTAGCCACCGTCTGCCAGAGGAATTTGGTGGAAACGAGTGGCTCGTTGACGAACTGTACGAGCGTTACCAACAGGACAAGAATACGGTCGATGCCAAATGGTGGCCCCTGTTCGAATCATTCGACAGCGGCAACGGTCCATCTTCCAACGGCGTGCCGGCCGCGACGGCCCCGGCGGCCAACCCGGCTACCCGCGAACTGCCCGTAGTCACTCCCCCGGCGCCCGCAAAGGCACCGGCATCCGCTACTCCCGCGGCCCAGGCGCCAGCGGCAGCTCCGGCACCGGCGCCGGCAGCACCCCCCGCCCAGCCCGCACCCGCCAAGAAGGCCCCGGCAACGGTGGCCCGCGACGGCGCGAAGAAGACCGAGGCGGGCACCGGCGCCCAGCCCATCCCGGCCCAGCTGCCGAAGAACGTCAAGGCTCCCACCGCGCCCGAGGAAGACGTCGTGTCCGTCCTCCGCGGCCCGGCCAAGGCCATTGCGTCGAACATGGTCACGAGCCTTGAGGTGCCCACCGCCACCAGCGTCAGGGCAGTTCCGGCCAAGCTCCTGATCGACAACCGGGTTGTCATCAACTCCAACCTGGCCCGCGCACGCGGCGGCAAGGTCTCCTTCACCCACCTCATCGGCTACGCCGTCGTCCGGGCGCTGTCCCAGTTCCCGTCCATGAACGTGTACTACGACGAGGTCGACGGCAAGCCCGTGGCGGTCCAGCCGGCCCACGTGAACTTCGGCATCGCCATTGACATGCCCAAGCCCGACGGCACCCGCCTTCTGATGGTTCCCAACATCAAGAAGGCCGAAACCATGAACTTCGCTGAGTTCTGGCACACCTATGAAGACCTCATCAAGCGAGCCCGAAACGGCAAGCTGACGGCTGACGACCACGCCGGCACCACCGTGTCGCTGACCAACCCGGGCGGCATCGGCACCGTGCACTCCGTGCCCCGGCTGTCCAAGGGCCAGGCCGCCATCATCGGCGTCGGCGCCCTCGACTACCCGGCCGAATGGCAGGGCGCGAGCGAGAAGATCATCGCCCAGAACGCCATCAGCAAGATCCTCACCCTGACCTCCACCTATGACCACCGCGTCATCCAGGGTGCCGGCAGCGGCGAATTCCTCAAGCTCGTCCACTCGCTGCTCCTCGGCGCGCAGGACTTCTACGACGAGATCTTCGAAGCCCTGCGCATTCCGTACGAGCCTGTGCGCTGGAGCCCGGACCTGCAGGTGGACCCGTCCGACCAGATCAACAAGGTCGCCCGGATCCAGCAGCTGATCCACTCCTACCGCGTTCGTGGCCACCTCATGGCGGACACCGATCCCCTCGAGTACGTCCAGCGCAAGCACCCCGACCTCGACGTGCTCACCTACGGCCTGACGCTGTGGGACCTCGACCGCGAGTGGCCCACGGGCGGCTTCGGCGGCAAGCCGATGCTCAAGTTCCGCGACATCCTTGGCGTGCTCCGGGACGCCTACTGCCGCACCACGGGCATCGAATACATGCACATCCAGGACCCGGCCGAGCGCAAGTGGTTCCAGGACCAGCTGGAGCACCCGTACTCCAAGCCGAGCCGTGACGAGCAGCTGCGCATCGTCTCCAAGCTGAACGCCGCAGAGGCCTTCGAGACCTTCCTGCAGACCAAGTTCGTGGGCCAGAAGCGCTTCTCGCTTGAGGGCGGCGAATCGCTGATTCCGCTGCTTGACGCCATCATCTCCGACGCTGCCGATGACGCACTGGACGAGGTTGCCATCGGCATGGCCCACCGCGGCCGCCTGAACGTGCTGACCAACATCGCCGGCAAGACCTACGCCCAGGTGTTCCGCGAGTTCGAAGGCACCCAGGACCCGCGCTCCGTGCAGGGCTCCGGCGACGTCAAGTACCACCTCGGCACCGAAGGCACGTTCACGTCGGACAACGGCAAGGAGACCAAGGTCTACCTCGCCGCCAACCCGTCCCACCTCGAGGCCGTCGATTCGGTCCTGGAGGGCATCGTCCGCGCCAAGCAGGACCGCCTGGACCAGGGACAGTCGTTCCCCGTGCTGCCCATCATGGTTCACGGTGACGCAGCCTTCGCCGGCCAGGGTGTTGTGGCGGAAACGCTCAACCTGTCCCAGCTGCGCGGCTACCGCACCGGCGGAACCATCCACATCGTGGTCAACAACCAGGTCGGCTTCACCACTGCGCCGTCCTCCTCGCGTTCGTCCACGTACTCCACGGACGTCGCCAAGATGATCCAGGCTCCGGTGTTCCACGTGAACGGCGACGACCCCGAGGCAGTTGTCCGCATCGGCCAGCTCGCCTACGAGTTCCGCCAGCGGTTCCACAAGGACGTCGTCATCGACATGGTCTGCTACCGCCGCCGCGGCCACAACGAGGGCGACGACCCCTCGATGACGCAGCCGCTGATGTACAACCTCATCGAGGCCAAGCGGTCCGTGCGCAAGCTCTACACCGAGTCTCTGATCGGCCGTGGTGACATCACCGAGGAAGAAGCCGAGCAGCTGCTCCGCGACTACCAGGAACGCCTCGAGCGCGTCTTCGCCGAAACCCACGCGGCCCAGACGTCTCCCATTCCGATCATCACCGCCGACTCGGCAGCGGTATCGGACATCGAGCGTCCCCAGGCACAGCAGTCGGACATCGGAACGAACGCCCCGGCTTCGACGGCGATCTCGGCCGACACCCTGGCCCGCATCGGCAAGGCACACGTGGAGATCCCCGAAGGATTCACCGTCCACGCCAAGCTCAAGCAGCTGCTGGAGAAGCGTGAACAGATGTCCCGTGAAGGCGGCATCGACTGGGGCTTCGGCGAAATCGCTGCCTTCGGCTCCCTGATCATGGAGGGCGTACCCGTACGCCTTGCCGGCCAGGATTCCCGCCGCGGCACGTTCGTCCAGCGCCACGCTGTCTTCCACGACCGCGCCAACGGCAACGAATGGCTGCCGCTCGGCAATCTGTCGGACAACCAGGCCAAGCTCTGGATCTACGACTCCCTGCTGTCCGAATACGCCGCCATGGGCTTCGAATACGGCTACTCTGTGGAGCGCCCCGACGCCCTGGTCCTGTGGGAAGCGCAGTTCGGCGACTTCGTCAACGGCGCGCAGACCATCATCGATGAGTTCATCTCGTCCGCCGAGCAGAAGTGGGGCCAGCGCTCGTCGCTCGTGCTGATGCTTCCGCACGGCTACGAGGGACAGGGCCCGGACCACTCCTCGGCCCGCATCGAACGCTTCCTGCAGCTGTGTGCCGAGGAAAACATGATAGTCGCCAACCCGACGACGGCGGCCTCGCACTTCCACCTGCTGCGCCGCCAGGCCTACAGCCGGCCGCGCAAGCCGCTCATCATCTTCACGCCGAAGCAGCTGCTGCGCCTCAAGGCCGCTGCCTCGTCCGTGGAGGACTTCACCACCGGCGGTTTCCGCCCGGTGATCGGTGAACACGAGCAGCTGCCGGCGGACGCCGTCGACCGCGTACTCCTGGTCTCCGGACGCCTGTACTACGACCTGCTGTCCACGCGGCAGAAGACGGGCGACAAGTCGACGGCCATCATCCGCGTCGAGCAGCTGTACCCGCTGCCGCAGGCGGAGATCGAAGCCGAACTGGCCAAGTACCCGAACGCGGAAGTTGTGTGGGCGCAGGACGAGCCCGCCAACCAGGGCCCGTGGCCGTTCATGGGTCTGCACCTGCCGACCGCCCTGGACCGGAAGGTGCGCCTGGTTTCACGCCCGGCCTCAGCTTCCACCGCGGCCGGCTCCATGAAGCGCCACGCTGTGGAGCAGGATGCGCTTCTGAAGCAGGCTTTCGCCCGTAAGTAG
- a CDS encoding metal ABC transporter ATP-binding protein gives MNPVISLKQASLKFGRRALWEDLNLDINPGEFFAVLGPNGSGKTSFLKVLLGLQELHSGHANLGGYPVERGSHMIGYIPQQKPFLPDTPMRARDLVGLGVDGHRWGIRLGSAKANRRIDELLELVGASDYAKVPVGQLSGGEQQRLRVAQALATDPKVLLCDEPLLSLDLHHQQAVSALINKQCHDRKSAVVFVTHEINPIIDYVDRILYLAGGRFSVGTPHEVMTTEVLSDLYDSNVEVIHANGRIVVVGLPDATTHHHDDAHATAGEGS, from the coding sequence TTGAACCCAGTCATCAGCCTGAAGCAGGCGTCGCTGAAGTTCGGCCGGCGTGCCCTGTGGGAAGACCTGAACCTGGACATCAACCCGGGGGAGTTCTTCGCGGTGCTGGGGCCCAACGGCAGCGGCAAGACCAGCTTCCTCAAAGTCCTGCTGGGGCTGCAGGAGCTGCATTCCGGCCATGCTAATCTCGGCGGTTACCCCGTGGAGCGGGGCAGCCATATGATCGGCTACATTCCGCAGCAGAAGCCCTTCCTCCCCGACACGCCCATGCGCGCCCGCGACCTGGTGGGGCTCGGCGTCGACGGGCATCGCTGGGGCATCCGGCTCGGCAGCGCCAAGGCCAACCGCAGGATTGACGAACTGCTGGAGCTCGTCGGGGCCAGCGACTACGCAAAGGTGCCCGTCGGACAGCTGTCCGGCGGTGAGCAGCAGCGCCTGCGGGTGGCTCAGGCACTTGCCACCGACCCGAAAGTGCTGCTGTGCGACGAGCCGCTCCTGTCGCTGGACCTGCACCACCAGCAGGCTGTCAGCGCCCTCATCAACAAGCAGTGCCATGACCGGAAGAGCGCCGTGGTGTTCGTGACCCACGAAATCAATCCGATCATCGACTACGTGGACCGGATCCTGTACCTGGCCGGCGGCAGGTTCAGCGTGGGAACGCCGCACGAGGTCATGACCACAGAGGTCCTTTCCGACCTTTACGACAGCAACGTGGAAGTGATCCATGCCAACGGCCGGATCGTCGTCGTCGGCCTTCCCGACGCAACCACGCACCACCATGACGACGCGCACGCCACTGCCGGGGAGGGTTCCTGA
- a CDS encoding hemolysin family protein, which yields MEWLLVAAGLLLILGTGFFVAVEFSLIALDQPTVQRAVDDGDTAAVPLLKCLKSLSTQLSSCQLGITMTTLLTGYVMEPSVGALLEVPLAAVGVPEPVAGSVSLVVAMVIATGLSMLLGELVPKNMAIALAFRIGRTLARPQLIFTTIFKPAIVVLNGFSNKVLNVFGLEAKEEISGARTPAELASLVRRSAAMGTLDPGTANFIARTLNFSGRSAADVMTPRIRVETIDADQPVSDIIDAARRSGYSRFPVIGESADDIRGLVHVKKAIAVPPNRRRKLEAGAIMTDVLRVPETIHLDALLAELREGNLQLAVVLDEYGGTAGIATLEDLVEEIVGEVADEHDKVRPGLLQSASGDWYFPGLMRPDELSEQIPGLTVPDEAAYETVGGYVMSELGRIPEVGDVVEAGGGTLSVTRMDGRRIDRICFRPHREPDAGPAVDQPSGNTAAEHASANGAARKSPSAHGQPRRGPANNGKSGNGNSWNGNSRNGGRS from the coding sequence ATGGAGTGGCTCCTTGTCGCCGCCGGCCTGTTGCTCATCCTCGGAACCGGCTTCTTCGTCGCCGTCGAATTTTCCCTTATTGCACTGGACCAGCCCACGGTGCAGCGTGCCGTTGACGACGGCGACACCGCGGCAGTACCGCTGCTCAAGTGCCTGAAATCCCTGTCCACGCAGCTGTCCAGCTGCCAGCTCGGCATCACCATGACCACGCTGTTGACGGGGTACGTCATGGAGCCGTCCGTGGGGGCGCTGCTCGAGGTGCCCCTTGCCGCCGTCGGTGTTCCGGAGCCGGTCGCCGGTTCGGTCTCCCTGGTGGTCGCGATGGTGATCGCGACCGGGCTGTCCATGCTCCTGGGTGAGCTCGTTCCCAAAAACATGGCCATTGCCCTAGCGTTCCGCATCGGCCGCACCCTTGCGCGGCCGCAGCTGATCTTCACCACCATTTTCAAACCTGCCATCGTGGTCCTGAACGGCTTTTCCAACAAGGTCCTGAACGTCTTCGGGCTGGAGGCCAAGGAGGAGATTTCCGGTGCCCGCACCCCGGCGGAGCTCGCCTCCCTGGTGCGCCGGTCCGCGGCCATGGGCACGCTCGACCCTGGGACAGCGAACTTCATTGCCCGCACGCTGAACTTCTCCGGCCGCAGCGCGGCAGACGTGATGACTCCGCGCATCCGCGTCGAAACCATCGACGCCGACCAGCCGGTTTCGGACATCATCGATGCCGCCCGCCGCAGCGGATATTCGCGCTTCCCCGTCATCGGTGAGTCGGCGGACGACATCCGCGGTCTGGTGCACGTGAAGAAGGCCATCGCGGTTCCTCCGAACCGGCGGCGAAAGCTTGAGGCGGGCGCCATCATGACGGACGTCCTCAGGGTGCCGGAGACCATTCACCTCGACGCCCTGCTTGCCGAACTGCGGGAGGGCAACCTGCAGCTTGCCGTGGTGCTGGACGAGTACGGCGGAACTGCCGGGATCGCCACGCTGGAGGACCTGGTCGAGGAAATCGTGGGCGAAGTGGCCGACGAGCACGACAAGGTCCGGCCGGGGCTGCTGCAAAGCGCTTCCGGTGACTGGTACTTTCCGGGCCTGATGCGGCCCGACGAGCTTTCAGAACAGATTCCGGGCCTGACCGTTCCCGACGAGGCCGCGTACGAGACGGTGGGCGGGTACGTCATGAGCGAGCTTGGCCGGATACCCGAGGTGGGGGATGTGGTGGAAGCGGGCGGCGGAACGCTCAGCGTTACCAGGATGGACGGCCGGCGCATCGACCGGATCTGTTTCCGGCCCCATCGTGAACCGGACGCCGGTCCCGCCGTCGACCAACCGTCCGGAAATACCGCTGCTGAGCATGCGTCCGCCAACGGAGCAGCCAGAAAAAGCCCGTCCGCACACGGCCAGCCGAGGCGCGGCCCGGCTAATAACGGAAAGTCCGGAAACGGCAACTCCTGGAACGGCAACTCCCGGAACGGCGGCCGGTCATGA
- a CDS encoding metal ABC transporter permease: MDLESILQSVFNFENYGELLLLVQNSLWAGAVLGLLGGLVGTFVMKRDLAFAVHGISELSFAGAAFALLIGTDVVFGSLVGSVAAALLLGLMGVRARDKNSIIGVIMPFGLGLGILFLSLYEGRAANKFGLLTGQIVSVDTVQLQVLAGTAVAVMAALCVIWRPLSFASVDPELAEARGVPVRSLALVFMVLLGVSVALSIQIVGALLVLALLITPAAAALRVTSSPRLVVLLSVVFAVSATVGGILLALGGRIPISPYVTTLSFLIYVVCRVIGSIRAKRGLNGRVMRTA, translated from the coding sequence ATGGATCTGGAATCGATCCTGCAATCGGTGTTCAACTTTGAGAACTATGGCGAATTGCTGCTGCTGGTGCAGAACTCGCTGTGGGCCGGGGCGGTGCTTGGACTCCTCGGCGGCCTCGTGGGGACCTTCGTGATGAAGCGTGACCTGGCGTTTGCCGTCCACGGAATTTCCGAGCTGTCGTTCGCCGGCGCCGCCTTCGCGCTCCTGATCGGCACCGATGTGGTGTTCGGCTCCCTGGTGGGGTCCGTGGCGGCTGCGCTGCTGCTCGGGCTCATGGGTGTGCGGGCGCGGGACAAGAACTCCATCATCGGCGTGATCATGCCCTTTGGCCTGGGGCTCGGGATTCTCTTCCTGTCGCTCTACGAGGGCAGGGCCGCCAACAAGTTCGGACTTCTCACGGGGCAGATTGTGTCGGTGGACACCGTCCAGCTTCAGGTCCTGGCGGGGACCGCGGTGGCCGTCATGGCGGCGCTGTGCGTCATTTGGCGCCCGCTGAGCTTCGCCAGCGTCGATCCCGAACTGGCCGAGGCGCGCGGTGTTCCCGTGCGGTCGCTCGCCCTGGTTTTCATGGTGCTCCTCGGCGTCAGCGTTGCGCTGTCAATCCAGATCGTGGGCGCTCTGCTGGTTCTTGCCCTGCTGATCACGCCCGCGGCTGCGGCCCTGCGGGTGACCTCCTCGCCGCGCCTCGTGGTGCTGCTGAGCGTGGTGTTCGCTGTTTCGGCGACGGTGGGGGGAATACTGCTTGCTCTCGGGGGCCGCATCCCCATCAGCCCCTACGTCACCACGTTGTCGTTCCTGATCTATGTCGTTTGCAGGGTCATCGGCAGCATCCGCGCCAAGCGCGGCCTCAACGGGCGGGTTATGCGGACCGCCTAA
- a CDS encoding metal ABC transporter solute-binding protein, Zn/Mn family: MPVNARISFTAALAGFGLLLTGCGSPAAETPGRDAKDRIAVVTSTNVYGDIVEAIGGDKVNVAAIISRPSQDPHSYEANAQDRLTVSKAKLVLENGGGYDDFIHTLADDGNVPHENIISAVEVSGLAPEAAGTASAHAEDGHSHDHGDFNEHVWYNFDAMSHLADAVAARLSALDSASASQFTANADAFKAGLTKLESKISAMKTSHGGAGVAVTEPVPLYLLEAAGLENRTPAEYTAAVEEGADVPPAVLKAATATVASKDTSFLAYNEQTEGPQTLAVKNAASAAGTPVVNFTETLPDGKTYLEWMADNVDNVSSALKSQR, translated from the coding sequence GTGCCTGTCAACGCCCGCATTTCCTTTACCGCCGCCCTGGCCGGCTTCGGCCTGCTCCTCACCGGCTGTGGTTCGCCGGCGGCTGAGACTCCAGGCAGAGACGCCAAGGACCGCATCGCCGTGGTCACGTCGACAAACGTCTACGGGGACATTGTTGAGGCGATCGGCGGGGACAAGGTCAACGTCGCGGCCATCATCTCCCGTCCAAGCCAGGATCCGCACTCCTACGAAGCCAACGCCCAGGACCGGCTGACGGTGTCCAAGGCCAAGTTGGTGCTGGAAAACGGGGGCGGCTACGACGACTTCATCCACACCCTGGCGGACGACGGCAACGTGCCCCACGAGAACATCATCAGCGCCGTGGAAGTGTCCGGACTGGCCCCGGAGGCGGCGGGCACCGCCTCCGCCCACGCGGAGGACGGGCATTCCCATGACCACGGCGACTTCAACGAACACGTCTGGTACAACTTTGATGCCATGTCGCACCTTGCCGATGCCGTGGCAGCCAGGCTCAGCGCCCTCGACTCCGCGTCCGCCAGCCAGTTCACCGCCAACGCCGATGCGTTCAAGGCCGGGCTCACGAAGCTGGAGAGTAAGATTTCCGCAATGAAGACCTCACATGGCGGCGCCGGCGTCGCCGTGACCGAACCGGTTCCGCTCTACCTGCTCGAAGCAGCCGGACTGGAGAACCGCACCCCCGCCGAGTACACGGCCGCCGTCGAGGAAGGCGCCGACGTTCCGCCTGCAGTCCTGAAGGCGGCCACCGCGACGGTCGCCTCAAAGGACACGAGTTTCCTCGCCTACAACGAGCAGACGGAAGGCCCGCAGACACTGGCCGTGAAAAACGCGGCCAGTGCCGCGGGCACGCCGGTGGTGAACTTCACCGAAACGCTTCCCGACGGCAAAACCTACCTGGAATGGATGGCGGACAACGTGGACAACGTCAGCAGCGCGCTGAAGAGCCAGCGTTGA
- a CDS encoding hemolysin family protein — MSDWAGLLWLVLLLLGNAFFVAAEFAVMSARRSQIEPLADEGVLRAQTTLRAMENVSLMLACAQLGITVCSLLILLVAEPAIHHLLAVPLAGLGVPTEIADVSAFAVALMLVTFLHVTFGEMVPKNISVSVADKAALLLAPPLMFIARIVNPVIAALNWSANHILRLMRIEPKDEVSSTFTLEEVQSIVQESTRHGLVDDDAGLITGALEFSEYTAGDVMVPLERLVMLRSSTSPLEFEKAVSRTGFSRFPMLDDDNMLAGYLHIKDVLAIPESGYEKPIAESRIRSLANLSRDDEIEKAMSVMQRSGSHLARVIGPGGQTEGVLFLEDVIEQLVGEIRDATQAKGIRRLGRPDGG; from the coding sequence ATGAGCGACTGGGCAGGACTGCTGTGGTTGGTGCTGCTGCTCCTGGGCAACGCTTTCTTTGTGGCCGCGGAGTTCGCCGTCATGTCCGCGCGCCGGAGCCAGATTGAGCCGCTGGCGGACGAGGGCGTCCTGCGCGCGCAGACCACCCTTCGGGCCATGGAGAACGTCTCGCTGATGCTGGCGTGCGCGCAACTCGGAATCACCGTGTGCTCGCTGCTGATCCTGCTGGTGGCGGAGCCGGCCATCCACCATTTGCTGGCGGTGCCCCTTGCCGGGTTGGGCGTGCCGACGGAAATTGCCGACGTCTCGGCGTTCGCTGTGGCCCTGATGCTGGTGACGTTCCTGCATGTGACGTTCGGCGAGATGGTGCCAAAGAACATCTCCGTGTCCGTCGCCGACAAGGCAGCGCTGCTCCTGGCTCCGCCGCTGATGTTCATTGCAAGGATTGTGAATCCGGTCATCGCCGCGCTGAACTGGTCCGCGAACCACATCCTGAGGCTGATGCGCATCGAGCCCAAGGACGAGGTCAGTTCCACGTTCACGCTGGAGGAGGTGCAGTCCATCGTGCAGGAGTCGACGCGGCATGGCCTGGTGGATGACGACGCCGGCCTGATCACCGGTGCCCTGGAATTTTCGGAGTACACCGCCGGCGACGTCATGGTTCCGCTGGAACGGCTTGTCATGCTGCGGTCTTCAACGTCCCCGCTGGAGTTTGAAAAGGCTGTCAGCCGCACCGGATTTTCCCGGTTCCCGATGCTGGACGACGACAATATGCTGGCCGGCTACCTCCACATCAAGGACGTGCTCGCAATTCCGGAATCCGGTTATGAGAAACCGATCGCGGAAAGCCGCATCCGGTCCCTGGCCAATCTCTCGCGGGACGACGAGATTGAAAAGGCGATGTCCGTGATGCAGCGCTCCGGCTCGCATCTGGCGCGCGTCATCGGGCCGGGCGGCCAGACAGAGGGCGTGCTGTTCCTGGAGGACGTGATCGAGCAGCTCGTGGGGGAAATCAGGGATGCTACCCAAGCTAAGGGCATCCGGCGGCTGGGCAGGCCCGACGGCGGATAG
- a CDS encoding GDSL-type esterase/lipase family protein produces the protein MEDRKLRIAAVGDELLAGLGDPRALGWLGRVLARTPQDGVTVESFSLPCPQEGTEGLSARWLEEAGRRFSDAHENRLVIGLSGRDIEFGLSTARSRLNLANILDSATQKRLEVFVVGPPPTLDPVQNHRLAELNTAFADVTTRRKHLYVDTFSPLLNHEQWRQDLAANGGSPGQAGYGLMAWLVLHRGWFQWLGMDTPD, from the coding sequence GTGGAAGACAGGAAGCTGCGGATTGCAGCTGTTGGAGATGAACTGCTCGCCGGGCTCGGCGATCCCCGGGCGCTCGGGTGGCTGGGCCGGGTGCTCGCCCGTACTCCGCAGGACGGCGTCACCGTGGAGAGCTTTTCCCTTCCGTGCCCGCAGGAAGGCACCGAGGGCCTGTCGGCACGCTGGCTCGAGGAGGCTGGCCGCAGGTTCAGCGACGCTCACGAGAACCGCCTGGTCATCGGGCTTTCCGGCCGGGACATTGAGTTCGGGCTGTCCACCGCCCGGAGCCGGCTCAATCTAGCAAACATCCTCGATTCCGCCACCCAGAAGCGGCTGGAGGTCTTCGTCGTGGGTCCGCCGCCCACACTGGACCCGGTACAGAACCACCGGCTCGCCGAGCTGAACACAGCCTTTGCCGATGTGACCACCCGGCGCAAGCACCTCTATGTCGACACGTTTTCGCCGCTGCTGAACCATGAGCAGTGGCGCCAGGACCTCGCTGCCAACGGCGGCTCGCCCGGGCAGGCGGGGTACGGGCTGATGGCATGGCTGGTCTTGCACCGGGGCTGGTTCCAGTGGCTCGGGATGGACACCCCGGACTAG